One Rhabdothermincola sediminis genomic window carries:
- a CDS encoding transposase, protein MGRLSAFTPAEKRDAVLAVLSKQKTISEVCRDKGISAPTFARWREQALEGMAEALADKADRNSREAELERRLAEAERTVGRLALENELLGKASRRLT, encoded by the coding sequence ATGGGACGACTTTCGGCGTTCACGCCAGCCGAGAAGCGCGATGCGGTGCTGGCGGTGCTGAGCAAGCAGAAGACAATCAGCGAGGTGTGCCGCGACAAGGGCATCTCGGCGCCGACGTTCGCCCGTTGGCGCGAACAGGCGTTGGAGGGCATGGCCGAGGCGTTGGCGGACAAGGCTGACCGCAACAGCCGCGAGGCTGAGCTCGAGCGGCGCCTCGCGGAAGCGGAGCGCACGGTCGGCCGCCTGGCGTTGGAGAACGAGCTGTTGGGAAAAGCGTCGCGGCGACTGACGTGA